In a genomic window of Methanobacteriales archaeon HGW-Methanobacteriales-1:
- a CDS encoding magnesium transporter MgtE: MYISEFIKKPVITPDGAEIGKLKDVIVSPLHSYPIIKALTINTSDKKLMSISWKYVDNINKEIILKSDLNQLKEYELKKHEICLFKDVIDRQVVDIEDKKVRRVNDLKISPTNGHYHVIGVDIGFSGILRRLGLEKITKPLGISSSEDLISWEDIDTLKSDYSKLKLKVPKQNIKKLHPADMAEIMDQLGLNESLTILNSLDDESAADALEEISPERQVSLLEGMESQRAAEILDEMSPDDAADVLADLTEEKAEELLDLMEPEESKDLRELLEYPENTAGGIMTTEFAEVNQKLTAGEVMNSLREIAKDVETIYYIYVVSKDEDLVGVTSMRDILLVDPETPVADFMHTNIIKVDVMDDQHDVAQQIAKYNLIALPVVENESKLKGIITVDDAIDIVLPTAWKKRVPRMFGR; the protein is encoded by the coding sequence TTGTACATAAGTGAGTTTATTAAAAAACCAGTCATTACACCAGATGGTGCCGAAATTGGAAAATTAAAAGACGTGATAGTCTCACCACTTCACTCATACCCCATAATTAAAGCCCTTACAATAAATACTTCTGATAAAAAATTAATGAGTATCTCCTGGAAATATGTGGACAATATAAATAAAGAAATTATCTTGAAATCTGATTTAAATCAATTAAAAGAATACGAACTAAAAAAACACGAAATATGTCTCTTTAAAGATGTCATTGATAGGCAAGTAGTAGATATCGAGGATAAAAAAGTCAGACGAGTAAATGATCTTAAAATATCACCTACTAATGGTCATTATCACGTCATTGGTGTTGATATTGGATTCAGCGGCATATTAAGAAGATTAGGATTGGAAAAAATTACTAAACCACTGGGTATCAGTTCAAGCGAAGACCTCATCTCCTGGGAAGATATTGACACTTTAAAAAGTGATTATTCAAAACTTAAATTAAAAGTTCCTAAACAAAATATAAAAAAGCTCCACCCGGCAGATATGGCCGAAATTATGGACCAATTAGGCCTAAATGAATCATTAACTATTTTAAATTCATTGGATGATGAGTCTGCAGCAGACGCCCTGGAAGAAATTTCCCCTGAAAGACAAGTATCATTACTCGAAGGAATGGAAAGTCAGCGAGCTGCTGAAATTCTGGATGAAATGTCTCCCGATGATGCTGCAGATGTTTTAGCAGATTTAACAGAAGAAAAAGCTGAAGAATTACTGGATTTAATGGAACCGGAAGAATCTAAAGATTTGAGGGAGTTACTGGAATATCCTGAAAACACCGCTGGTGGAATTATGACCACTGAATTTGCAGAAGTTAATCAAAAATTAACTGCCGGTGAAGTAATGAATTCACTTCGTGAGATTGCTAAAGATGTAGAAACAATATACTATATCTATGTAGTCTCTAAAGATGAAGATCTGGTGGGAGTAACTTCCATGAGAGATATTCTCTTAGTAGATCCTGAAACCCCAGTTGCTGATTTTATGCATACCAACATCATCAAAGTGGATGTAATGGATGATCAACACGATGTGGCCCAGCAAATTGCTAAATACAATTTGATAGCTCTACCCGTTGTGGAAAATGAAAGCAAGTTAAAGGGCATTATTACAGTAGATGATGCTATAGATATTGTTCTTCCAACCGCATGGAAAAAAAGAGTTCCAAGGATGTTTGGAAGATAA
- a CDS encoding Lrp/AsnC family transcriptional regulator: protein MDEIDSDIIRSLMKNSRITLSQMSKDIDVPDATISNRLKKLENDAIKQYTVILDQNKLGLTVTAIIIIQTESEKHKNVEIELSKLAEVSEVYSISGEYDILIKVWAHDLEELNKIVNSKIRSVDGVEDLTEMIVMERVKETMTPPF from the coding sequence ATGGATGAGATAGATTCAGATATAATTCGCTCCCTGATGAAAAATTCTAGGATAACCCTCTCCCAAATGTCAAAAGACATAGACGTGCCAGATGCCACAATTTCCAACCGACTGAAAAAGCTGGAAAATGATGCTATAAAACAATATACGGTAATTTTAGATCAAAACAAACTAGGTTTAACTGTTACTGCCATTATCATTATTCAAACAGAATCTGAAAAGCATAAAAATGTTGAGATTGAACTATCTAAACTTGCAGAAGTATCAGAAGTTTATAGTATTTCTGGAGAATATGATATTCTTATAAAAGTCTGGGCCCATGATCTGGAAGAGCTTAATAAGATAGTTAACAGCAAAATTCGTTCGGTTGACGGAGTAGAAGATTTAACTGAAATGATTGTAATGGAAAGAGTTAAAGAAACCATGACTCCACCGTTTTAA
- a CDS encoding prenyltransferase — protein MKNIDSKADLFKKIVKLGRPQYLVGDFLIFTMGALLAILISAPFVLNKFLLGYVILMLAHLSVHYSNDYFDSELDKFNNPTPISGGSGILVENPELKEFSKWFSLALMSLSVSLAALFIIIFNYPLSYFLFLLFGNLLAWFYTAPPIKLAYRNLGELSNIIAVIIFLGAGYFTLMGTLNLPFWIFCIPIIFFQLIFICSFEIPDMEGDKLGGKKNLIVSYGRPFGFKIIGISAILATTSFLLIPYLHIFPSNINFQILALISIISLILGIIELIKRPSAKKIATNFAIINVATLFLISFLIDIYFVIIILK, from the coding sequence ATGAAAAACATTGATTCTAAAGCAGATCTTTTTAAAAAAATTGTAAAATTAGGTAGGCCACAATATTTAGTTGGGGATTTTCTTATTTTTACCATGGGTGCCCTTCTTGCCATTTTAATTAGTGCACCCTTTGTTTTAAACAAGTTTTTATTAGGATATGTAATTTTGATGCTGGCCCATCTATCTGTACATTACAGTAATGACTACTTTGATAGTGAATTGGACAAATTTAATAATCCCACCCCCATATCAGGAGGCAGTGGAATTCTGGTGGAAAATCCAGAATTAAAAGAATTTTCTAAATGGTTCTCCCTAGCACTAATGAGTTTATCTGTTTCGCTGGCAGCATTATTTATTATAATTTTTAACTATCCCCTAAGTTATTTCTTATTTTTACTATTTGGAAATCTTTTAGCCTGGTTTTATACTGCACCACCCATAAAATTAGCTTATCGCAATTTAGGAGAGTTATCCAATATAATAGCCGTCATTATATTTCTAGGCGCGGGTTATTTTACATTGATGGGAACTTTAAATCTGCCATTCTGGATTTTCTGCATTCCCATTATTTTTTTCCAGTTAATATTTATTTGCAGTTTTGAAATCCCAGATATGGAAGGAGATAAATTAGGGGGTAAAAAGAATCTAATTGTATCTTATGGTCGCCCTTTTGGCTTTAAAATTATTGGAATTTCTGCTATATTGGCCACCACCTCATTTTTACTAATACCCTATCTCCATATATTTCCCTCGAATATAAACTTCCAAATATTGGCATTAATATCCATTATTTCATTAATTTTAGGAATAATCGAGTTGATAAAAAGGCCTTCGGCAAAAAAAATCGCCACGAATTTCGCCATTATTAATGTAGCTACTCTTTTTTTAATTTCATTTTTAATTGACATTTATTTCGTGATTATAATCTTAAAATAA
- a CDS encoding prenyltransferase, with protein MGALLAILLGANFISDKFIWGYAILFLSTLAVHYHNDYFDYQADQFVTPTPISGGSGVLIENPQWRELSKKIAITLILLAITLSVAFTIIFSYTYWFIIFVIFANLLSWFYAAPPLKLSYRGVGEFGNTAIGLLFPGLGYFTLMGTLDLTFLIFAIPIIFWQLMFTSSVEIPDMEGDKLGGKNTWIATRGRSFGFKLIAMASFLATLSFILMPYTPLFPSIINFQLLTLISLIPLTLGIIEIIKRPVNKKTATPYCIYNLASIFTAIILINCYFIYLIK; from the coding sequence ATGGGTGCTTTACTGGCCATTTTACTTGGTGCTAATTTTATTTCAGACAAATTTATATGGGGTTATGCCATTTTATTTTTATCTACCCTGGCTGTTCATTACCACAATGATTACTTCGATTACCAGGCAGACCAATTTGTCACACCCACCCCCATATCCGGAGGCAGTGGAGTTCTAATAGAGAATCCGCAGTGGCGTGAATTATCTAAAAAAATTGCTATAACACTCATATTATTAGCCATTACTCTTTCAGTGGCCTTTACCATCATTTTTTCTTACACGTACTGGTTTATAATATTTGTAATCTTTGCAAATTTATTATCCTGGTTTTATGCCGCCCCACCACTTAAACTATCATACCGAGGCGTAGGTGAGTTTGGGAATACTGCAATTGGCCTCTTATTTCCAGGATTGGGTTATTTTACATTAATGGGAACTTTGGATCTCACTTTTTTGATATTTGCTATTCCCATCATATTCTGGCAGTTGATGTTTACCAGCAGTGTTGAAATCCCGGATATGGAAGGAGATAAACTTGGTGGTAAAAATACATGGATTGCTACACGTGGTCGTTCATTTGGCTTTAAATTAATAGCTATGGCATCCTTTTTGGCCACATTATCCTTCATATTAATGCCATATACCCCCTTATTTCCATCCATCATAAACTTCCAGTTATTGACCCTAATATCATTGATTCCATTAACCTTGGGAATAATTGAAATTATAAAAAGGCCAGTGAATAAAAAAACCGCTACCCCATACTGTATATATAATCTTGCGTCTATTTTTACTGCAATAATCTTGATTAATTGTTATTTTATATATTTAATAAAATAA
- a CDS encoding glyoxalase, which translates to MNRVIHFEIPAENPERAIKFYEDVFGWEITKWDGPFDYWLIKTGEEGEPGINGALMTKEMGDIVKNTIAVESFDEFAKKIQKNGGTMITEKMSVPGIGIMAAFEDTEGNVSAIMEPIME; encoded by the coding sequence ATGAATAGAGTAATTCACTTTGAAATACCTGCAGAAAATCCAGAACGGGCCATAAAATTCTATGAAGATGTGTTTGGATGGGAAATAACTAAATGGGATGGACCATTTGATTACTGGTTAATAAAAACCGGTGAAGAAGGCGAACCTGGAATTAATGGGGCCTTAATGACTAAAGAAATGGGGGACATAGTTAAAAACACCATTGCTGTTGAATCTTTTGATGAATTTGCCAAAAAAATTCAAAAGAATGGTGGAACCATGATCACTGAGAAAATGAGTGTTCCTGGAATTGGTATCATGGCCGCCTTTGAAGATACTGAAGGGAATGTTTCGGCTATAATGGAGCCGATTATGGAATAG
- a CDS encoding response regulator — MNILIAETEFSTILDLKTILGNLGHNVLALASSGEEAIQKTKDLNPDLILINIKLKGPLSGVEAAHKIENLYKIPIIFLTVFIKNCLNKSLQLSEDAIVLSKPIKKEHLEYAISRAILEHK, encoded by the coding sequence ATGAATATTTTAATTGCAGAAACAGAATTTAGCACTATTCTGGATTTAAAAACCATTTTAGGAAATTTAGGCCATAATGTGCTTGCCTTAGCTTCCAGTGGAGAAGAAGCCATTCAAAAGACGAAAGATTTAAATCCGGATCTAATTTTAATCAATATAAAATTAAAAGGCCCCCTGAGTGGTGTAGAGGCGGCCCATAAAATAGAAAATCTTTATAAAATTCCAATTATATTCCTAACGGTTTTTATTAAAAATTGTTTAAATAAATCTTTACAACTATCAGAAGACGCTATTGTTTTGAGTAAACCTATAAAAAAGGAACATCTAGAATATGCTATCTCCAGAGCTATTTTGGAGCATAAATAG
- the nifU gene encoding Fe-S cluster assembly scaffold protein NifU encodes MYTDKVMDHFSNPRNVGDIPDASGEGTVGNPTCGDLMTIYIKVKDDVIEDIKFKTFGCGAAIATSSMVTELAMGKNVDEALKITRNDVADALEGLPPVKMHCSNLAADALQAAIEDYKKKQAEKEKE; translated from the coding sequence ATGTATACTGACAAAGTAATGGATCATTTCTCTAATCCGAGAAATGTGGGAGATATTCCTGATGCAAGCGGTGAGGGAACCGTGGGAAATCCTACATGTGGTGATTTAATGACTATTTACATCAAAGTAAAAGACGATGTAATTGAAGACATTAAATTCAAAACCTTTGGCTGTGGTGCCGCTATTGCTACCAGCAGTATGGTAACTGAACTGGCCATGGGCAAAAACGTGGATGAAGCTTTAAAAATAACCAGAAACGATGTGGCTGATGCCTTAGAAGGTTTACCACCAGTTAAAATGCATTGTTCCAACCTGGCCGCCGATGCTCTGCAAGCGGCTATTGAAGATTATAAAAAGAAACAGGCCGAGAAGGAAAAAGAATAA
- the nifS gene encoding cysteine desulfurase NifS has protein sequence MYMDNSATSHLDPEVLREMEPFLKEEFGNASTLYSLGRDARKALEIARENVAALIGASPREIIFTSGGTESDNIAIKGTAYKWKSKGKHIITSVIEHPAVRETCKYLETQGFEVTYLPVYEEGIVRVSDVEAAIKEDTILITIMHANNEIGTIQPIAEIGKIAREKGIYFHTDAVQSVGKIPVNVTELNVDLLSISAHKLNGPKGIGALYVRKGIVLEPLIHGGGHERGIRPGTENIPSIVGLGKACSLANSHLEETRVYISKLRDSLIDGVLENIEESYLNGDRNNRLPNNAHFRFTGIEGESLVLHLDSKNIAASTGSACSSKNLEPSHVLMALGLEEVAAHGSLRLTLGKENKPEDIPYTITSIKEAVETLRKLSPLWCSAENL, from the coding sequence ATTTATATGGATAACTCAGCCACTTCACACTTAGATCCAGAAGTTCTAAGAGAAATGGAACCATTCTTAAAAGAAGAATTTGGTAATGCATCTACTTTATATTCATTAGGTAGAGATGCTCGCAAAGCATTAGAAATTGCCAGAGAAAATGTAGCTGCACTAATAGGGGCCAGTCCTCGGGAAATAATATTCACCAGTGGAGGTACTGAGTCCGATAACATTGCCATAAAAGGAACTGCTTATAAGTGGAAAAGTAAAGGAAAGCACATAATTACCAGTGTTATTGAACATCCTGCTGTCCGAGAAACTTGTAAATACCTGGAAACACAGGGTTTTGAAGTCACTTACCTTCCAGTTTATGAGGAAGGAATAGTTAGAGTTTCTGATGTGGAAGCAGCCATTAAAGAAGATACTATCCTTATCACTATAATGCACGCCAACAATGAGATTGGAACTATTCAACCCATTGCTGAAATTGGAAAAATCGCCCGAGAAAAAGGAATTTACTTCCACACCGATGCCGTGCAAAGTGTTGGTAAAATACCGGTGAATGTTACTGAATTAAATGTAGACCTTTTATCCATATCTGCCCATAAATTGAATGGACCTAAAGGTATTGGTGCATTATATGTACGGAAAGGAATAGTTCTAGAGCCTTTAATTCACGGTGGAGGCCATGAACGAGGAATCCGACCCGGAACTGAAAATATTCCCAGCATAGTTGGACTAGGAAAAGCATGCTCACTGGCCAATTCTCATTTAGAAGAAACCAGAGTTTATATCAGTAAATTAAGGGATTCATTAATTGATGGTGTTCTGGAGAATATTGAAGAGTCTTACCTGAATGGTGATAGAAACAATAGACTACCAAATAATGCTCATTTCAGATTCACGGGAATAGAAGGAGAATCATTAGTATTGCATCTGGATTCTAAAAACATTGCTGCTTCCACCGGTTCTGCATGTTCTTCTAAGAATTTAGAGCCTTCACACGTTTTAATGGCTTTAGGATTGGAAGAAGTTGCAGCTCATGGATCACTTAGATTAACTTTGGGCAAAGAAAATAAACCGGAAGACATACCATATACTATAACATCTATTAAAGAAGCTGTTGAAACTCTGCGAAAACTATCACCACTATGGTGTAGTGCAGAGAATTTATGA
- a CDS encoding homoserine O-acetyltransferase, with product MKKESVGLVETQHFHLPGELHLESGKKLQDITIAYETYGKLNKEKNNAILICHALSGDAHVAGWHEGDAKPGWWDIIIGPNRCLDTKKYFIISSNVLGGCKGSTGPASINPKTGKPYGLDFPIITIKDMVKAQKKLVEHFDIQQLLAVIGGSMGGMQVLEWCNSYPKMVRKAIPIATAAHSSPQQIAFNEVGRRAIISDPQWKNGSYYDEEIPKDGLGLARMIAHITYLSYESMYEKFGRRLQDKEKYSFDFDLDFEVESYLHYQGESFVKRFDANSYLYITKAIDYFDLTSNGSLIEGLKNIKSKMLVISVDSDWLYPPSQSKEILEALSANEVDVSYAEIKSPYGHDAFLLESGQLNYIIGNFLSDNLVQDVMDYAVPSIEENATLEEAAKLMMDCRVTHIPVVSSENTLIGIVTAWDISKAVALKIESLDQIMTRKVVVSRLDETIEQAAEKMKNHNISSLPVIDNEQKIKGLITTDHISTLITKY from the coding sequence ATGAAAAAAGAATCTGTAGGATTGGTAGAAACTCAACACTTTCATCTACCAGGTGAACTCCATCTAGAAAGTGGCAAAAAACTTCAAGACATAACTATAGCCTATGAAACTTATGGAAAATTAAATAAGGAAAAAAATAATGCTATTTTAATATGTCATGCCCTTTCTGGAGACGCTCACGTGGCGGGATGGCACGAAGGAGATGCTAAGCCTGGATGGTGGGATATAATTATTGGCCCCAACCGATGTTTGGATACCAAAAAATACTTTATAATTAGTTCCAATGTTTTAGGGGGTTGTAAAGGTTCTACCGGCCCTGCATCTATTAATCCAAAAACTGGAAAACCATATGGTTTAGATTTCCCAATCATAACCATTAAAGACATGGTAAAAGCTCAAAAGAAGTTAGTGGAACATTTTGATATACAACAGCTACTAGCAGTTATTGGCGGATCCATGGGCGGTATGCAAGTACTTGAATGGTGTAATTCTTATCCAAAAATGGTTAGAAAAGCTATTCCCATTGCTACTGCAGCACATTCCTCACCACAACAAATTGCCTTTAATGAAGTTGGTCGAAGAGCCATAATATCCGATCCCCAATGGAAAAATGGATCATATTACGACGAAGAAATTCCAAAAGACGGTTTAGGCCTGGCTAGAATGATAGCTCACATTACTTATCTCTCTTATGAGTCAATGTATGAAAAATTCGGCCGTAGATTACAGGATAAGGAAAAATACAGTTTCGATTTTGACCTGGACTTTGAAGTAGAAAGTTATCTTCACTATCAGGGCGAATCATTTGTAAAACGTTTCGATGCTAATTCTTATCTATACATTACCAAAGCAATTGATTATTTTGACTTAACCAGTAATGGATCATTAATAGAAGGCTTAAAAAATATAAAATCAAAAATGCTGGTTATTTCTGTTGATTCTGACTGGTTATACCCACCTTCACAATCTAAAGAAATTCTAGAGGCACTTTCTGCAAATGAAGTTGATGTAAGCTATGCTGAAATTAAATCACCCTATGGACATGATGCATTTCTCTTAGAATCAGGTCAATTAAATTACATTATTGGAAATTTCCTTTCAGATAATCTGGTGCAGGATGTAATGGATTATGCCGTTCCATCCATTGAAGAAAATGCTACCTTAGAAGAAGCAGCTAAATTAATGATGGACTGCCGGGTGACACATATACCGGTGGTTAGTAGTGAAAATACTTTAATTGGTATTGTAACTGCATGGGACATATCAAAGGCGGTTGCTTTGAAAATAGAAAGTTTAGATCAGATAATGACCCGGAAAGTAGTGGTTTCTCGTCTTGATGAGACCATAGAACAAGCAGCTGAAAAAATGAAAAACCACAATATTTCTTCCCTGCCGGTGATTGATAATGAACAGAAAATAAAAGGATTGATAACCACCGACCATATCAGTACTCTTATTACTAAATACTGA
- a CDS encoding O-acetylhomoserine aminocarboxypropyltransferase (catalyzes the formation of L-methionine and acetate from O-acetyl-L-homoserine and methanethiol): MSEEKKKYGLSTLGLHVGQEEPDPATGSRAVPIYQTSSYVFNDADHAANLFGLKELGNIYTRIMNPTSDVFEKRIAAIEGGRSALAVASGQAANSYALLNLSLPGDEIVSADNLYGGTYQLFNYTFPELGRKVNFVKSTDLQAYEDAITDKTKAIFAESIGNPKLDVPDYEAIAEIAHNAGIPFVVDNTTGVGLVKPIEHGADIVALSATKFIGGHGTSIGGVIVDSGNFKWDNGKFPQYTDPDPSYHGLVYWDAFGDFPGLGNVAFTFRARVRLLRDLGAALSPFNSFLFLQGLETLDLRVQKHSENAFAVAKHLKEHPSVNWVTYPGFEDDNAHKLAEKYLKGGYGALVGFGIKGGLEAGKQFIEKVELLSHLANIGDAKSLVIHPASTTHQQLTPEEQASTGVTPDFIRLSIGLENVEDIIADIDQALAKIDVSGGKADPEDFEAPKDNDESTLKKVKGFIGI, translated from the coding sequence ATGAGTGAAGAAAAGAAAAAATACGGATTAAGTACTTTAGGATTACATGTGGGCCAAGAAGAACCAGACCCTGCCACCGGATCAAGGGCCGTACCCATATACCAAACATCATCATACGTATTTAATGATGCTGATCACGCTGCAAATCTATTTGGTTTGAAAGAATTAGGAAACATATACACTCGTATAATGAACCCTACCAGTGACGTTTTCGAAAAAAGAATAGCTGCTATTGAAGGTGGAAGATCTGCACTGGCCGTAGCATCAGGTCAAGCAGCCAACAGTTACGCACTCCTAAATTTAAGTTTACCTGGTGATGAAATAGTATCTGCCGATAATCTTTATGGTGGAACTTACCAGTTATTCAACTACACTTTCCCGGAATTGGGTAGAAAAGTAAATTTTGTTAAATCAACCGATTTGCAAGCATATGAAGATGCCATAACTGATAAAACCAAAGCCATATTTGCGGAATCTATTGGAAATCCTAAATTAGATGTCCCTGATTACGAAGCTATTGCAGAAATTGCACATAATGCCGGAATTCCTTTTGTAGTGGACAATACCACTGGAGTGGGCCTGGTAAAGCCTATTGAACATGGGGCCGATATCGTTGCATTATCAGCCACTAAATTCATTGGAGGACACGGAACTTCAATTGGAGGAGTAATTGTGGACTCTGGAAACTTTAAATGGGATAATGGGAAATTCCCACAATACACCGACCCAGATCCAAGTTACCATGGATTAGTATACTGGGATGCTTTCGGTGATTTCCCAGGATTAGGTAATGTAGCATTCACCTTCAGAGCAAGGGTAAGATTACTAAGAGATTTAGGAGCTGCTTTAAGCCCATTCAACAGTTTCTTATTCCTACAAGGACTGGAAACCCTGGATTTAAGAGTACAAAAACATTCTGAAAATGCATTTGCTGTGGCTAAACACTTAAAAGAACATCCATCTGTTAACTGGGTAACCTATCCTGGATTTGAAGATGATAATGCACACAAATTAGCTGAAAAATACTTAAAAGGTGGATACGGTGCTCTAGTAGGATTTGGTATTAAAGGAGGATTAGAAGCTGGAAAACAATTCATTGAAAAGGTAGAACTTCTATCTCACCTGGCCAATATTGGAGATGCCAAAAGTCTGGTTATACACCCGGCCTCAACCACTCACCAGCAATTAACTCCTGAAGAACAAGCAAGTACTGGAGTAACCCCGGATTTCATCAGATTATCCATAGGACTGGAAAATGTAGAGGATATAATAGCAGACATTGATCAGGCCCTGGCAAAAATTGATGTGAGTGGTGGGAAAGCAGATCCAGAAGATTTTGAAGCTCCTAAAGATAATGATGAATCAACACTGAAAAAAGTAAAAGGTTTTATTGGTATTTAA
- a CDS encoding cysteine--tRNA ligase, with protein sequence MKIYNTMSREKEEFEPMHEERIKLFVCGPTVYDDAHIGHARTYISFDIIKRYLEFKGFTVFYLQNITDIDDKIIIRALESNTDPGKLARKFEKRYQEDMAALGVNGVNFFARALDHVPEIIAQIETLMEKGFAYETKTGVYFDEAKFPDFGKLSRRNLEDLTVHRVNLDSSKKNPGDFALWKKKDQAPVWDSPWGTGRPGWHIEDTAITEEYFGPQYDIHGGGLDLIFPHHEAEIAQMEAASGKSPMVRYWMHTGFLNVSGEKMSKSLGNFITIRQLLEEYDPQIFRFFVLSTHYRSPIDFSEKTLEQAAKSLKRIQKTVERINELLSSSVNSSEDDYFIGLLDDYRTKFLESMDNDFNTPEALAHVFNFVKELNKALDDKRPSEKVLKDIISFFNEFGEIMGFDLAVKSNDGDISGELLDIIKDVRQKLREKKEWALSDDIRGRLIDLGIDVED encoded by the coding sequence ATGAAAATATACAATACTATGAGCCGGGAAAAAGAAGAATTTGAACCAATGCATGAGGAAAGGATCAAACTCTTTGTCTGTGGCCCCACGGTTTATGATGATGCTCATATTGGTCATGCCCGTACTTATATTTCCTTTGATATTATCAAGAGATATTTAGAATTTAAAGGTTTCACCGTCTTTTATTTACAAAATATAACTGATATTGATGATAAAATAATTATCCGGGCTTTAGAATCAAATACTGATCCTGGAAAACTGGCCCGAAAATTTGAAAAACGCTATCAAGAGGATATGGCAGCTTTAGGTGTCAATGGTGTCAATTTCTTTGCCCGAGCATTGGATCATGTTCCTGAGATTATTGCTCAGATTGAAACCCTTATGGAAAAGGGTTTTGCCTATGAAACCAAAACTGGAGTTTATTTTGATGAAGCTAAGTTTCCAGATTTTGGAAAACTCTCCCGGCGAAATTTAGAGGATTTAACTGTTCATCGGGTAAATTTAGATTCCAGTAAGAAAAACCCTGGTGATTTTGCTCTATGGAAAAAAAAGGATCAAGCACCTGTTTGGGATTCACCCTGGGGAACTGGAAGGCCTGGCTGGCACATTGAAGATACGGCCATTACTGAAGAATACTTCGGACCTCAATATGATATTCATGGTGGAGGCCTGGACTTAATATTCCCTCACCACGAAGCAGAAATTGCCCAAATGGAAGCTGCCTCAGGTAAAAGTCCCATGGTCAGATACTGGATGCACACTGGCTTTTTGAATGTTTCTGGGGAGAAAATGTCTAAATCCTTAGGGAACTTTATTACTATTCGCCAATTACTGGAGGAATATGATCCCCAAATATTTAGGTTTTTTGTGTTGTCTACTCACTATCGTAGTCCTATTGATTTTAGTGAGAAAACGTTGGAACAGGCCGCTAAGAGTTTGAAAAGAATTCAAAAGACTGTGGAAAGGATTAATGAGTTGTTGAGTAGTTCTGTTAATTCAAGTGAAGATGATTATTTTATTGGGTTATTGGATGATTATCGGACTAAATTCCTGGAATCCATGGATAATGACTTTAATACGCCAGAAGCCTTAGCCCATGTATTTAATTTTGTTAAAGAATTGAATAAGGCCCTTGATGATAAAAGGCCTTCAGAAAAAGTATTGAAAGATATAATTTCATTCTTCAATGAATTTGGGGAAATTATGGGCTTTGATTTGGCCGTCAAGTCTAATGATGGAGATATTTCTGGGGAATTATTGGATATTATTAAGGATGTTCGCCAGAAACTAAGGGAAAAGAAAGAATGGGCCTTATCTGATGATATTCGTGGCCGTTTGATTGATTTAGGGATTGATGTAGAGGATTAA
- a CDS encoding GNAT family N-acetyltransferase — MRVEKITDNKKQYLDLLLLADEQENMIDRYLANGDMFTLFDDDLKTICVVVAIDRETCELKNIATYEKYQGKGYAKAMIKFVSDFYKNNYKTMLVGTGDVPSILSFYESCGFEKSHVIKNFFTDNYDHPMFEEGVQLIDMVYLGKKL, encoded by the coding sequence ATGAGAGTAGAAAAGATTACCGATAACAAGAAACAATACCTTGACTTGTTACTATTAGCAGACGAGCAAGAGAATATGATTGACCGATATTTGGCAAATGGCGACATGTTTACATTATTTGATGATGACTTGAAGACTATTTGTGTTGTTGTGGCAATAGACAGAGAAACCTGTGAATTGAAAAACATAGCAACATATGAAAAATATCAAGGTAAAGGATATGCCAAGGCCATGATAAAATTCGTCTCTGATTTTTATAAAAACAACTATAAAACAATGTTAGTCGGAACAGGTGATGTCCCTTCAATATTGTCATTTTATGAAAGTTGCGGATTTGAGAAATCACATGTTATCAAGAATTTTTTCACTGATAATTATGATCATCCAATGTTTGAAGAGGGAGTACAACTTATTGACATGGTTTATCTGGGAAAAAAATTATAA